The Gammaproteobacteria bacterium genome includes the window GGATTGGCGCTGCTGCTGGGCTTCGGCGCACGGATCGCCGCCGCAGCGCTTGCCGGATTCAGTCTGCTGGCCGCCCTGCTCTTCCACGCCGATTTCGCCGACCAGATGCAGTCGATCCTGTTCATGAAGAACCTGGCCATCGCCGGTGGACTGCTCATGGTGGCCCTGCACGGACCGGGGGCCTGGTCCGTCGAGCGCCTTCGGCGGACCCGGACCGCGATTCCGGCCCATTAAACGCATGACACAGCGGATAACATCGAAATGAATATACTTCGTATCGACGCCAGTGCACGAACCGAGGGATCGGTCACCCGCCGGCTCGCAGA containing:
- a CDS encoding DoxX family protein, which gives rise to MNPSISNPPGTLIARALMALIFIGAGISKIGGYAATQTYMESAGVPGMLLPLVIALELGGGLALLLGFGARIAAAALAGFSLLAALLFHADFADQMQSILFMKNLAIAGGLLMVALHGPGAWSVERLRRTRTAIPAH